TTTGCGCTGTAAACTTGACACattttttctgtttcttcttttcgATCACTTATCTTTATATAGAGATTTTTCCTTCGAGCACACGAAATACCTTTCcttatttaaaagaaaggTCTTCGCAAATCTAGAAATAAagtcaaataatatttatgaTAGTTTTGTTGATTCTATTATTGAACTAGTTTAAGGTAAGTTGTTGCTGAAATATCTCGTTGCAAGTAGGTGAATAAGATTGGGGTATGTCTTTGTATAGCTACCTGGAGAAAACTTATGGTTCAAAGCCAAAAAAGTCAAAGAGTAAGAAGAATAAGCAGGAAGAAGGAAGTGGAAGAAAGTCTGAGGTACGTGCTGCTATTAAGGTTGTTGATAGATCAGAAGGTATTAGAAGCCAGACTGCTTTAAAAGGTGCTACTTTGAGTGAGCAAAGTTCAAATGCTGTACCGAAATCTTTATGGAAAAATCTTGAGACTAATGAAGTAACAACCAtagaaaatatacaaaagCCTTTGAAATCTGGTCTAAACGGTGAAACGTTAAGTTCTGGAGCTTTAGCTGGTCTACAGACTGCAGAGATGGTTAAGAGGCAagtaaaagaaaaagatatGGAAAAACGACAGAATATTTCTAGTATGTCCAATAAAGAAGTGATCTATAGAGACTTAAGTGgtagaaaaataaaaaatattgaccTTAAATTGAAGGTAGATGAAAACgaaaagaataataaacaaCTTTTGGACATGCAAAAGTTAATAGACATGAATAAAGGGGATGTTCAATTGTCAATGGCTAAAAAATCAATGACTCTTGAACAACTaacttcaaaatcaaaGCAACTTGAAATACTGCAAGAAGATCCAGCTCAACAATTTGGATTCTCTAAAGATCAAGATATTTTAGATACTTACAATAACACCTCAATAACTGGTTATAAACTGTATACCAAAATATTTCCTGATAATAGGTTTGGCATCCAACCAGGTTATAGGTGGGACGGTGTTGATAGGTCGAATGGTTTCGAAAAGAGATGgttcaaaaagaaaaatgaattagaagaacaaaagatacaaaaatatacaatGTCTGATGATATGTAATGAGTAGTTGTTAAAAAACTCTTAAGcaataagaataataataatagtagtagtaatgatgataataataataatacattAGTCTATttgatattcaaatatatataaaatagtACATAAAGTAAATTCATTTACAACAGTAAGAGCTGGATAACATCATATTGAGGTTgcaaaaataattgaagtgtattaaaaaaataatcaattaaaatttaaaactaatTTGTATCTTTATTTGAAGGATTTTTGGCTGTCTTCTTACCATTGTTTCTGTTCTTGTTTTGTTGTGGGTGCTTTTTATGGGAAGTGTTCTTCTTATTGTCATCCTGAGGtttcttgtttttaataaaagacTTTAGTTCAGCACTACCTTTTTGGTCAACTGGTGGATGTTGCATAGCACCATTCATTGGCATTGGAACTGGTGGTGGAAACATTCCTTGAGGTGGGTGCATGAAATTGCCCATTGGGAGTGGCAAGCCTGTTGGGCCATGTGGTGGTGGTGAGAACATCATTGGATTTGGTGGAACAAAACCAGGAGGTAAATGATATGGTAAACCAGCTTGATTATCACCATTCGATTCACTAATTGGTTGAGGATTCCCAGTTGCTGGACCTTCGTTAgaatattgatttaaaacAGCGCTATAGATATGGTTTGCAGCATGTCTTATTGGTGGCAAAGCGGCAGCTGGTGCGATATTCGCATCATTAGCTGCAGAAGTGTTAGATTTGTTGTCATTAATATGTGTTAACAAATCTTGAGCTCTAGCAGTTCTAATTTTAGCAactctttcttttttagCTTCAATAGAAGCAGCAgtgtttttttgttctcCTCCAGTTTTTTTAGAAGCTTTAGAGTGATAAATGAATTGACGGTTACTTatgtttaataaataagatGCGTCTAATCCCAAACCACGATTAGTTCTCAATCTACCACCAAATCTGTTACCAGcaacaatttcattatcaaataGGACTTGAACTGAAATACTATGTGGCAATGTAGTGTAACCAACAACAGTACCCttagaaaataatggaACTTTACCAGAACTTTGGATATAGATAACACGATCACCCAAGTCAAATCTTTGGGAACGCAACTTAGTCAAAGATTCTTTAGGATCAAGAATGGCTTCCCTTGGAACCTTTGctaattgttttatttcaCTTTGTTCAGCAAAAGTAGAATATGGAATGATTGCTTCTTCAATAGCATTGATAGAAGCCTTTGATAAAGAATCACTTTCTAATGAAACAGTAACAAAATTTTCAGTAGCATTCTTTAACCAGGTCTTAACTCGATCCAATAATTCAGCAGCCTTGACATTTGTTAATTCTGGATATAGTTCACCGATATTTGGAATAtcatttgtttttaatCTGGCTAACTTGTCAATGAATTCTGGGAAGGTTTTCttataatgatttaatagGTCTATAGTTAAATTGGAGTATTCCCAACCTTTCACACTTCTTCTAGCATAACCCAGAACTTTTTGACGGCGAccttcaaatttaattggAATACCAACATCGACACGTCTACCGTCAATACCTGCAACTAAGTACTTGGAAGTTATTTTAGACAAAAATAAGGgatgaaatttcaatgtcTTAGAAACAATGTAAGAAGGTTGATACTTGATTAATTTCTTATCGATATCATGTCTGATCTTACCAATTGTAGGTTCTGATCTTATTGATCTTTTT
The Tetrapisispora phaffii CBS 4417 chromosome 8, complete genome DNA segment above includes these coding regions:
- the BUD13 gene encoding Bud13p (similar to Saccharomyces cerevisiae BUD13 (YGL174W); ancestral locus Anc_8.127), coding for MSLYSYLEKTYGSKPKKSKSKKNKQEEGSGRKSEVRAAIKVVDRSEGIRSQTALKGATLSEQSSNAVPKSLWKNLETNEVTTIENIQKPLKSGLNGETLSSGALAGLQTAEMVKRQVKEKDMEKRQNISSMSNKEVIYRDLSGRKIKNIDLKLKVDENEKNNKQLLDMQKLIDMNKGDVQLSMAKKSMTLEQLTSKSKQLEILQEDPAQQFGFSKDQDILDTYNNTSITGYKLYTKIFPDNRFGIQPGYRWDGVDRSNGFEKRWFKKKNELEEQKIQKYTMSDDM